Proteins from one Pelodiscus sinensis isolate JC-2024 chromosome 21, ASM4963464v1, whole genome shotgun sequence genomic window:
- the LOC102463959 gene encoding LOW QUALITY PROTEIN: C-C motif chemokine 3-like (The sequence of the model RefSeq protein was modified relative to this genomic sequence to represent the inferred CDS: deleted 1 base in 1 codon): MPSPPEYTGISTAGGSAPHPPLPGPYKKGESPRHSAATAKGLKRSQLWFWGYHSSPPKRNMEVSVAALAVLLIAACCSQVSAAPIGSDLPTACCFSYTARQMPRSFLRDYYSTSSLCSQPGVVLITKKGREICANPSESWVQEYVSDLELN; the protein is encoded by the exons ATGCCGTCACCTCCGGAGTACACTGGAATTTCCACAGCTGGGggctccgccccc caccccccgcttccAGGCCCCTATAAGAAGGGGGAGAGTCCCAGGCATTCGGCAGCGACAGCAAAGGGTCTGAAGAGGTCCCAGCTCTGGTTCTGGGGCTACCACTCATCCCCCCCCAAGAGGAACATGGAGGTCTCCGTGGCTGCCCTCGCCGTCCTGCTCATCGCAGCCTGCTGCTCCCAGGTCTCCGCCGCCCCAA TTGGCTCCGACCTGCCGACGGCTTGCTGCTTCTCCTACACGGCCCGGCAGATGCCCCGCAGCTTCCTGAGGGACTATTACAGCACGAGCAGCTTGTGCTCCCAGCCGGGCGTGGT ACTCATCACGAAGAAGGGCCGGGAAATCTGCGCCAACCCCAGCGAGTCCTGGGTTCAAGAGTATGTCAGCGACTTGGAGCTGAACTGA